A stretch of Lathyrus oleraceus cultivar Zhongwan6 chromosome 6, CAAS_Psat_ZW6_1.0, whole genome shotgun sequence DNA encodes these proteins:
- the LOC127096809 gene encoding guanine nucleotide-binding protein subunit gamma 2: protein MQSDESDSENPMTHFVQTQSFSSSDTKGKHRIHAELKRLEQETRYLEEELEKLERMDKASASCKEMLSNVEKRPDPLLPLTIGPLNPTWDRWFEGPQDSKGCCRCWIL from the exons ATGCAATCGGATGAGTCTGATTCCGAAAACCCCATGACCCACTTTGTTCAAACTCAGTCTTTTTCTTCTTCAGATACGAAAGGGAAACATAGGATACATGCTGAACTTAAAAGATTGGAACAGGAAACAAGGTACTTAGAG GAAGAGCTGGAAAAGCTTGAGAGGATGGATAAAGCATCTGCATCATGCAAAGA GATGCTTAGCAATGTCGAGAAAAGGCCTGATCCATTACTTCCATT AACAATTGGTCCCTTAAATCCTACATGGGATCGATGGTTTGAAGGCCCCCAAGATTCCAAAGGCTGTTGCAGATGTTGGATTCTCTGA